A segment of the Trifolium pratense cultivar HEN17-A07 linkage group LG7, ARS_RC_1.1, whole genome shotgun sequence genome:
AAAGTTATAACGAAAGAAATGAAATGTATAATGTTATAATTTCAAAAAGGAGCAGGTTAACATGTGCCTGTAATTAACAAGataaatatggaaaaaatttattgaacttgtggtgtattcaattctctaaatattaaatgttttgtataattaaatgttatatttctatttttaggtagcttaacatgtgcaaGATACAAGTTAACATGATCCTTTGGTGGCTGTGCTGTGATATGACAATAACTTTATTGAAAAATAGATTTGAGAAGTTAGAAATATTTGAAAGTACTTTTAGAATTTCAATTGatgcaaaaatatttaaatcatTATGTAatgatgaattaatttttttttgcacttgCGCTTTCTAATAAGGATTTTTCGGATGTTaatggaaataatttttttttctttctgaaatGAATGTGTTACAAATATCTTTGTCAAATGTGTTGAGATCAACATCTAAAATTCTTTAATTTGTCAAAGGCGCAGATAGGTTACCACCAATTCTCTGATTTGACCGATGATCCGACGCCCAGGTCAAATGGTCTTTATCGATTCATTTGCAAACTCGATCATAAGCATACCAAAGAATTCACCAATAATCCAATATTCTTCCTAGATAGTATATTTTGTGTTGAAACTTCCGCGCACATctgaaaaaatttattttcaccaCAAAAGTAAACAATTAGGTAGCTATGTATTTTGCTAATGTCCGCTTGGATGCAAACATTAACTACAATACAAAATAAATACCGTTATCATAAGATTCATTACGATTCCAATTActattcttattttattgttccttcacattcattttttaaaatgttcatGACAAATGGAAGTCTTAGATTCTAAATTTATCAATGAAGATTCTTTTTTGAAGGACTATAGCCGAATGGCGGAACATCACATTAAGTTAATAATTTGATTACCACTTCAAAATATGACCATTTCAAATTTCATGTACAAATTACATATAAATAGACCTTAATACAATGCCAATATTCATCAACCAATACTACAATTGCTAGTAGAACTTCCTGTCTTAAAAATCTACTACACCTTTCAAGTTTCAAGTTCTTATCAAATGGCTAATCTCTCATTCTTGCTGCCTATTTTAGCTCTTTCACTTTCAGCTGTCTTTGTTGTTGATGCTAGTACTCTACAAGATTTTTGTGTTACAAACCCAATAGGCCAAGGTATATTAATCTatttaatatgtttaattacTTTACCAGATTATGTTAGGTTAAAGTTTTTACAAGATTCTGTAtctgtgagcttagctcagttagtatgacatcacatttgaaggtgaaatttctagtcactaaactacctaacaaattttttttttacaagattctGACACTTTTATTCCTCTGATTAATTTTTGGCAATGTTATAGGAAATTCAGTTTGCAAGGATCCTAAACTTGTTGAGGCAAATGACTTCTTTTTTAGTGGCCTTCACATAGCAGGCAACACTTCTAACCCTGCTGGATCTAAAGTAACTCCGGTCTTTGCATCTCAGCTACCAGGATTGAACACATTAGGGATCTCATTGGCTCGTGTCGATATAGCACCATGGGGCATTAACCCTCCCCATACGCATCCTCGTGCTACTGAAATATTCACTGTTCTAGAAGGCACCGTAGAAGTTGGATTCATCACTTCAAACCCAGAAAACCGCCACTTCTGGAAAGTCCTACAGAAAGGAGATGTCTTTGTGTTTCCTATAGGTCTTATTCACTATCAAAGAAATATCGGATATGGTCATGCTGTTGCCATTGCAGCTCTTAGTAGCCAGAATCCAGGAGCTATCACTATTGGCAATGCAGTGTTTGGGGCTACACCCGATATAGCTAGTGAAGTCCTCCTTAAGGCTTTTCAATTGGACAAGAATACCGTCAATTATTTGCAGTCAAAGTTTTAGAATTGGAAGTGAATTCAAGTTTTACACTCTTCTCAATTGTCTAATGAGTATTCAAGTGTGGATTTGATGTTTGTTGTTCTATTTTGTATGTTTCATTTGTTGGTGTCCcttattttctttgtattttgttATCATTTATTTGATTCTTTTCTAGAAAGTATACAtctattgtttctttttgtgtaTCTCTATTAATTCTATATATTCTTGTTGTGTATTTTTAGTGCCACTTAATTGTCAACCATTTTGCAATGAAATGGAATATCCATTTCTTAAACAAATAAAGAGGATGGTATCTTAACTCAAATAAATCAAGCCACTCCAACTAAATGataatattatgtattttaattaattttttgagttATTGAAGACCTTGCAAAAAATCAGTGAATAATATAGCAAAAACCTCACCGTACATGTGTTGATGGTTAAATTATCTCACATTTTTAGTGAGCAAATCAATTGACGGATGCTTCACAAAAATTGGTCTATCTAAATCTTCAATCTTGTTTATTgagaatttatattttttctcagATTATATTTCCTAAAGTTTTTTAGCatcgtttttgtttttatttgggATTTGTAGCCCTCTTTGTTCAACAATATAAAGAGAAAGGacaactattattattattattattattattattattattattattattagatatGGACCATGATCAACCCCTCACCCTAGAAATGACTAATTTTGTtctaaaaaaaacacatttaattttcaaatatttgatttttctaaaaaaaatatcaacaaaaaaaaaaagacgaaAAAGTATTATACTTGATTTTTCTAGAACTAATA
Coding sequences within it:
- the LOC123898645 gene encoding putative germin-like protein 2-1 translates to MANLSFLLPILALSLSAVFVVDASTLQDFCVTNPIGQGNSVCKDPKLVEANDFFFSGLHIAGNTSNPAGSKVTPVFASQLPGLNTLGISLARVDIAPWGINPPHTHPRATEIFTVLEGTVEVGFITSNPENRHFWKVLQKGDVFVFPIGLIHYQRNIGYGHAVAIAALSSQNPGAITIGNAVFGATPDIASEVLLKAFQLDKNTVNYLQSKF